One stretch of Miscanthus floridulus cultivar M001 chromosome 18, ASM1932011v1, whole genome shotgun sequence DNA includes these proteins:
- the LOC136524052 gene encoding uncharacterized protein, with product MLSIDNARSMYMGQFIYYGRRTTLSISNAWGMYMGQFVYCGRRATLSIGDVPPFHGILEGTVIRNAEHHTTDGDTPPLGTTPSSSTATPTMTPPPGHLGTTPSLTAATLTTVSG from the coding sequence atgctctccatcgacaACGCCCGgagcatgtacatgggccagttcatctactacggtcgccgcaccacgctctccatcagcaatgcctggggcatgtacatgggccagttcgtctactgcggccgccgcgccacgctctccatcggtgacgtcccGCCGTTCCAcgggatcctcgaaggcaccgTCATCCGCAACGCCGAGCACCACACCACTGACGGTGACACCCCTCCACTGGGGACTACACCATCGTCATCAACCGCAACCCCGACAATGACGCCTCCGCCGGggcatctggggactacgccatcgttgaCAGCCGCAACCCTGACCACGGTGTCAGGGTAG